GTATTTTACCATACTTACACTTCTCAAGGACTATAAGGTTGCAACTACGGAAATGAAATGCCAAGTTGATAATCATTCCGCTGTTACTTTAGACTATAGCGAATTGCGGGTTTTTGTCCCGCGAAAAGGCGCTTTAGAAATAATCGTTGCTGCATTATTACCTATGAAAGATAAAGTCGTCATCACAGGATTTGGCCTTGTCTCTTCTCTGGGGCCAAGCGCGTCAGAGACATGGGACGCGCTGCTGTCCGGCAAATGCGGGAGCGCGCAAGTCCCGGAACTCAATCCGGCAGAACTCGGCATCCATCCACGGGACGGGCGCATCATGGATAAACACGCCCACATGCTGCTGAAATCAAGCCAGGACTCATTCAGGCATTCACTGCTTGATGCGTCATCTATTCCCGGGAATGACATTGGTTTTTTTGCAGGCATGGGGATGGTCGACTACAACATTGATGATCTTTTGCCAGCGGTTGTGAAATCATTAGACGCGGATAGAAGTTTAAATTATGACGCATTTTATTCCGGCGCATTTCAGGAAATTTACCCACTCTGGCCGCTTTCCATGCTGAACAATATAAGCTTCTGCCAGGTCGCGATCAATCTCGGCATCAAAGGGGAAAGCGCTGTGTTCTCTCCTCATGCCGACTCAGGTTCACAGGCGATAATTGAAGGGATAAATACGATCATCGAAAAAAAAGCACAGGCCGTTCTTGCAGGAGGCGTCAGTGAGAAAGCATCACCTCTGGGCCTTGCGCGGGCTTCTTTATTCGGCATATTGAATACATCAAACGATGAACCTCTTTGCCGGCCGTTTGGTGAAAATAGAAACGGGACTATTTTGGGAGAGGGCTGCGGCGTTGTCACTCTGGAGCTCCTCTCATCAGCAATAAAAAGACAGGTGCCATATTTTGCAGCCATTACCGGATATGCCTCTACCTTTGGAAAAAGCGATGGATACAATTGCCCCTCTTCAGAGGCGATCTCAAATGCTATGGAGCAGGCGCTCATCAAGGCCGGACTTTCGCCTTCAGGTATTGATCTGATCATTGCTCACGGCGACGGCACGCGTATGGGCGATGCAAATGAGATAGAGGCGATACATCATACTTTTTCAGATTGCATAATTAAGGTGAATGTATTTTCATCAAAAGGGGCGTTGGGACATATGTTAGCTGGCGCTCCAGCCGTTGATGTCATCCTCGGAACATACATCATTGAAAGTGGTATAATTCCAGCGGTCCATAACTCTCTGACGCCGGACAAAAATATCAGGTTTAATCTTGTGAACAAAGGGCCGCTGAAAGCAACCATAAAACGCATAATGATAAATTCATTTAGCTATGAAGGACAATGCGCGTCGTTAATAATAGAAAAAATAAATTAGCCACTAATGAACACGAATATACACGAAGAAAAAATTCTATATAAAGATTTGTCATATAAGATAACCGGCTTAGCGATGGAGGTTTATAATAAACTTGGTTACGGTTTTCTGGAAAAGGTTTATGAGAATTCATTAATGATACTTTTTGAACAGGGAAATATCCGCTCGCAACAGCAAGCTCCTGTTAAAGTTTATTTTGAAGGAGCAACTATTGGGGAGTATTATGCCGACATTTTAGTCGAGGATAAGATTATTTTAGAACTTAAAACGATAGAAAAACTTACTGATATTCACAAGGCATAAGTATTGAATTACCTAAAGGCAACCGGATTGCGTTTAGCGATTTTAATAAATTTCGGGAAAAAGAAACTCGAATATGGAAGAATTGTCTTGTAATAATTCGTGAAAATTCGTGTTCATTCGTGGCTAAACAATGAGATTCTTATACTACGACAAAGTCGACAACATTGAAAAAGGAAAATCAATAACCGGCGTCAAAACCTTTACGCTCTCCGAGGAATTCCTGAGAAGACATTTCAGGAGGAAAGCGCTTGTTCCCGGAGTAATATACATTGAGGCCATGGCGCAGCTTTTAGGCTGGCTTGTGATCTATTCACATGATTTCAAACTTTCCGCTGTCATGTCTCTCGTTGAGGGTGTTAATATTACTCCTGATCTAAGACCGGGATTCAAGGCTGAGGTCCACGGAGAGATTATCTCGACATCAAAAAGAGATTCGCTCGGCAGGGCATGGATTACGGTTGACGGGAAAACAATCGCTGAAATGGACCGCATCATCTACAGCCACGTTCACAAGGTCGATTCAAAAGCGCTTATGGACCTGTTTTATTACTACAGCGGTATCAAGATATAAGATACTATGAATAACCACAGAGACACGGAGAAAGGCAAAAGTATAATACTATGTTTTTATTATTTCCCTCTGTGTCTCCGTGACTCAGTGGTTATTTATATTTAAAACATGGATAGACATTCTCTATGAATAAACGCAGGGTTGTTATCACAGGACTTGGCATGGCCACTTCGCTCGGCCTTGATGTTGAAGAGAACTGGCAGAAGGCGCTTGCCGGAGTTTCAGGGATCAGCAAACTGACGTACCCTCATGCAGAAAAATCACCTGTTCAGGCAGCCGGGGCAGTCAAAGAAGCTGACTGGAATAAAATTCAAGCAGAATTCCAGGAAGATGCAAAAACCGAAGGCGAACGCAGGACCCTGTTTGCCCTGTGGGCTGCGAAGGAAGCGTTGAAGGATGCGGGACTGCTAAGTGCAGAAGAGCAAAAGTGCAAAAGCCGGAAGTTTGGCGTTGCCCTTGCCGCTGGGCTTGGGATAAACCGTCTGGAGGATATACAGAGATGGGTTGATGATAGCAAAAAATTTGATTATCAGAAATTCGGCAAAGAATACGGAGACGTCCACAAAGAATCTCTGATGAAAAACAATTCAAACAGGCCTGCCGCGCTCGTAGCAAAAAAATTCGGACTGAACGGTTTCAATACTACTATAACAACGGCATGCGCGTCTTCCTCGCAGGCAATTGGAGTTGCGTTCCGCGCGATCCGCAGGGGAGACGCCGACCTGATCGCGGCAGGCGGGGCCGATTCAATGATAAACCCTGTGGGGCTTGTCTTCTTTGTCCTGCTTGGCGCGGCAAACACTTCATCAGATAATCCTGAAGAAGTTTGCAGGCCTTTTGACAGGAAGAGGGGCGGGCTTGTAATGGGAGAAGGCGCAGGAGTTGTTATCCTTGAGGAGGAATCAC
The Nitrospirota bacterium genome window above contains:
- a CDS encoding beta-ketoacyl-[acyl-carrier-protein] synthase family protein codes for the protein MNKRRVVITGLGMATSLGLDVEENWQKALAGVSGISKLTYPHAEKSPVQAAGAVKEADWNKIQAEFQEDAKTEGERRTLFALWAAKEALKDAGLLSAEEQKCKSRKFGVALAAGLGINRLEDIQRWVDDSKKFDYQKFGKEYGDVHKESLMKNNSNRPAALVAKKFGLNGFNTTITTACASSSQAIGVAFRAIRRGDADLIAAGGADSMINPVGLVFFVLLGAANTSSDNPEEVCRPFDRKRGGLVMGEGAGVVILEEESHARKRGAKIYAEVAGYGTTMDAYQVTAPHPKGEGAEKAMRAALSDADTQPEEIDYINAHGTSTKLNDSAETLAIKNVFKGHANNLCVNSSKSIIGHLLAGSGGPEFVFTALSVSRDEIHPTLNLKTPDPKCDLDYVPDVKRSKVVRAAISNSFGFGGQNASLVIKKYNI